The region GCCGGCCGTTGGACCCGCTCCCCCAACCCCTGGCGGCGCGCTGTTCACGCCGTCGCCGCATGCCAGCAGCGGCAGCACGCAAGCCAGCACACCGAAAAGCAAAACGCGTTGCTGAAGCCGCTCTGATAACCCGCGCATCATCGAGTCTCCTCGCTTGAAGCCGTGAGGCCCATGGCTCGCCCTTCGATCCTCAGGGTACCTAACGAACGTCACGGGCGCCAAAGTGTTACTGAAGTGTTGCCGGCGCCGTCAAGAGTGCGCGTGTCGCGAACGTCCTGCAGGAGGCGCGCCTACCTGTGGGCTGCCGCTGCTCGCCCCTTGCGCGACCCAGCCTGCTGAAGTAGAGCCGGCGTCGCTCTGCGACGATCCGACGCGACACCAGCGCAGCCGAGCCGCCTCGGCCGAGGTGGGCGGTACGGGAAGCGGGTAGCGCCTCGCGCGGGTGTTCAGCGCCGAGCTTCAGGGTCAAGGAAAGACGAGGTACGTATGCAACGGTTGCTTTGTGCTGGTGAGAACATCATCGCGGCGCTGCGGTTGAGATGGACGGGGCCGCGCCCCACCACGAGGGCGTGCGAGCCCCGACCGAGCCGCCGGGCTGTTGTGCTGGCTTTCTTGGCGAGCTGCGCCGTGTCAAGCGCCTCGGCCCAGCAGGCCCCAGCCCGGCAGGCCCCCACGGTGCCAACTTACCCGCCACCCGCCTCGGACTATGCTCCAGCGGCGCCTCGAGCACAGCTGCCAGAGCGGCCCGCAGCTCCCCAACAGCCCGCGCCGGGGCAGCAGCCTGTGCCGGTGCCCACTGCACCGGCGCCGATCCAGCCCGCAGCCTCGCAACAAGCTCCGGTGCATTCCGCAGCCTCGCAGCAAGCTCCGGTGCATCCCGCGCCCACACCGAGCACACCGGTGATGCAGCCCGTCGCGCCAACCCCCGCGGTAGCCGCCCCGTACGCAGCCGCGCCGTACGCTCCCGTTGCCGGCGCTCCCTCTTCCGAGCCCATGGTGCGTGCCGAGATCAGGGCAGGGGATGCCCCAGCGTCCAGGGGTCGACCCCCGCTCAAGCTGGGGGTTGGCCTGCGCTCGGGTCTCGCCTTTTGGCCGAACGACAAGGTCAAGCCGCACGCGGGCTCCCGCTATGCCAACCGGCTGAGCACTCCGTCGCTCGCTCTGCACGAAGTCAACGTGCGGTCTTATCTCAGCGTCAAGCTCAACGACGCGTTCGGTTTTGCAGCGAGCTTTCACATCCTTCACGACCTGAATGACCTTGGAAGCTTGAACTATGCGGACCCCCGCGGGCTCATCGGCGTTCATCCCGGAGGCACGGGCGAACCCAGCGCGGCTCGCAGCTGCTTCGGCAAGACGACCTGCTTCGACCTGCTCGACGCGGTCGGCAAGTTCGGACCGGCCGAGTACTTCAACATCTGGGTAGGTCAGTTTCAGCAGCCCACGACGCGCGCCAACCTGAGCGGCCTGTACTACCAAAACCAGTGGAACCTGCCCTTTCCCATCGGCTTGCATGGATTCCCCAGCGATTTCTTCGGACGCGACCGGCAGATCGTGGTGTGGGGCACCGCAGGCGGCGGCCAGTTCAAGTACGCCGCGGGCGCGCTCGACCTCGACGGCCGAAAGAGCAAGAACCTACGTTGGGCCGGACGCCTGGTGCTCAACCTGCTCGACCCCGAGCCCGGCTACGGCAACCGCAGCACCTACTACGGTGAGAAGGACATCCTGTCGATCGGCGTGGCGGGCCAGTACCAAAAGGGGTGGCGCGATCGCGCCACCAACGCGATCCACGCGACCGACGAGCTCAAGGGCTTCGCGGCCGACGTGCTGTTCGAGAAGAACCTCTCGGGCAACGGGGTGCTCACGCTGGAGACCGGCTACTACCACTTCGGCAGCACCGACCCCGGTTATCTTCCGAACGGCTTTGCCGGGCGCGGCCAGAGTTTCTACGCGGCGGGCAGCTACCTGTTGCCAACCAAGCTCGGCTCGGGACAGCTGCAACCCAGCTTCCGGTACATGATTCAAGACAAAGACAGCCTGCAGACATCCTCGGGCGGCCTGGGCCGAGATCCCAAGCCCCTTCACACGATCGAGATCGGTCTCGGCTACATCATGTGGGGTCACGACGGCCGGGCACACTTGCTTTACTTGCATCAACAGCAGGACGACCGCAGTGCCGACGCGCTCGTTGTGGGACTGCAGATCCAAGGCTTCAGCGGCGGCGGGGACGGGTGAAGACGATCAGGCCGTAGGGCTTGCGCGCGGTCCTGTTCGGGCAGGGAGATAACCCTCACGGAGGATCTACTTTTTTCCCCGCAACGTGTATCGTTTGAATGACTTGAAATGCCAGCGTTGATGTAGGCACTTGCACACACGCTTGGGGTGCGTTAGAAATTGGCCATCGCAAGAAACGGAGCGCGGCGACTCACGCTTTCCGGGTTGCGAGGGCCTAGATGCCAAAAGACGATGGACCCAGATGGGCACGGCTCCCGATGGGTGTTCAAGGCAAATTGTCGTCCAAGATGCTGCTAGCGCGGCTCCATGACAATCCGCGCGACGGGGAAGCCGTCCTCGGGCTTCGTGACCACTACGCGCGGCGTGGCGACATGACGGCCCTGGCCAACTTGATGGCTGCTTGGGCGGAGCTGCTCGAAGACGGCTACCAGGCTGCTGACGCTTTCGTGCAAGCCGGGGATGCCGCCATCCGACTGGACGATCTGCGACAAGCGCAAAACATGTACGAGCGCGCGCTGAAGCGTGCGCCCGAGCACCGCGTCGCGGCTGATCGCCTGCGCAGGGCGCTCGAGGACCTTGGCGATCACCCGCGTCTGCTCGAATGGCTGAACCATTTGATCAAGGTCGCCGAGCAATCGATCGCGATCGACAGCGTCTTCGTCGCCGAGATGCACCAGCGGGCTGCGCAAATCCTGGAGAGCCATTTTGGCAACGAGCTCGAGGCGGCCAAACGCTACCAGCGCGCCTTCGAGCTCGACCCTCAACTGAGCGACGCAGTCGCTGCGGCTCGCGCTATCTACCGGAGGGCCGGCAATGCACAGGCCGTGGCCGTGCTGTACGAGTTCGAGATCAAGGCCAGCCGCGATCGACGCCAGCAGCACGCGCTGCTGTGTGAGATCGCCTACGTGCGGGCAAGGCAGCTGGCGGACTGGGGCGGGGCCGTCGCTGCTCTACGGCGGGCTCTCGAGATCGAGCCCAACGACGCGGAGGTCATGGGCTACCTGGCCGAGTGCCTGATCAGCCGCGTGAACTCCGGCCAGAGCAAGGACGCGGCAGCCGATCGCAAGCGTGCCGCCCAGTGTTTCTGCATGCTGGCCAGGCGCGCCTCTTTGCGCGACGCGTCCCAGTATGTCGATGCTGCCTTGCGCTGCGCGCCCGACCTGCCAGCAGCCCGCAAGCTCCAGGCCAGGCTTCGCCAGCGGCTCAGCGAACGACGTGAGCCCCAAAGCGACGAAGAGCCCTGGGAGTGGTCCGGCGCAGCCGGCGCCTAGCCTGACCCGGGAACTTCGTTGCGTAGGCGCCGCGCGCTTGCATCACAGTTTAGGCGTAAAATTGAATGGCACGGCCACCACGGCGCAGTCGCCGCCCTCGGGTGGCGGGAATTGCCACTCCTTCGCGAGGTTGCGCACGCAGGAAAACACCTCGTTGTCGCGCAGCGACCCGCTCGCCTGCGTTGCCGCTACCCGGCCCCCGGCGTCGACACGCAGGCGCAAGGCTATGGTCCCCTGAAGGGCGTTATTGACCTTGAGGCGCCGCTCGTAGCAGGTGCGGACCCTAGAGCGGTTCCTCGAGGTGAGCACCTTCTTGACCTGCTGGCGGGGCATGTCCCCGCTGCACGCCCAAAAGTCCTTGCGCGGCCGCCGCCTTTTCTTCCTGACAGGCTCGGGTGGGGGGGTGGCTCGGGTTCCTCCTCGACCTCGAGCTCGAACTGCGGCTCCGCCAGTGCAACGGTCCGCTCCACGCTCCTGGGCGGTGGCGGAGGCGGCTGAGCCCGCTCCTGGCTTTTCTGGGACTGGACCCAGGCAAACAGCGCTCCTGCCGCACCAAGCAGCAGCAACCCCACGACCACATACTTCGTATTGCCACCGCCCGAGGCCACGTGCGCCTTCCTTTCTACCAAGCCAAGAGACGACCGACAGCGCGTCGGCCGCAAGGGTTAGGAGTGCATACCAGAAGTCGCGCCATCACGCTCTCTCTCGCACTCTCTAACGTCTGACGCGCCCAAGCATGAACCCGCCCCGCCTCGGCTGCTGCGCGAGCCAGGCCGCTGGGTATACGGTGCCAATCGCCGCCTTAGTGGATTATTGCACCATTCTATTTCAATAGTATTCCTGCATAAATGGAATTCAGCTCGACTCCCGAAAGCCGGTTGCCTGGCGCAGAATGGTCATCTATCGTACCGGACCGTCGGAGAGAGCGCCCGTGCTCGAGAAGATTGTCGAGAAATTCCGTAGCCTTATCTTGGCTGGCGTCGTCGTCTTGCTGAGCTCCGTGTTCGTGCTTCAGTTCGGTGGGCCCCAAGCAGAGGGTTGCACGACCTCCACGGTCAGCACTGCGGCTTCGGTGCGAGGCCATACGATCGGAGCGGGTGACTTCGAAGCCGCTTACCTGCTCTCGGGCGCCGACCGCTATCCACCGGCGCTTACCAAGCAGGCCAACCTCAAGCAGCTGGTTTTGCATGGACTGGTCGAGCGCAGGCTGTTGGCGGAGCGCGCGCGGGATCTGGGTTTCCGGATCAGCGAAGAAGAGGTCATGCGGCGCGTGGCCAAGGACGGGACGATCTATGTGTCCATGGCATCCGACGCCCCGCCCTTCTTCGGCTCGGGACCGCGACGCTTCGATTTCTCGGACAGCAACGACAGGTTCAGCAAGGACAACCTGAAGCGTTTCATCCAGTACCGGCTGCGGCGCAGCGTGCGCGAGTTCGCGCAAGGACAGATCGAAGAGACACTGGCTCACCAAATGCGCGAGCTGATCCGAGCGACCGTCTCGATCAGCGATACGGAGCTGTGGAACGCCTTTGTCCAGGAACGTGAGAAGGTGACGCTGAAGTACCTCAGGTTCTCGCCTGCGTACTACGGCGGCAGCCTGTCCCCGAGCTCGGCCGACGTGGATGCCTGGATGCAGGCGCACCAGGACGACCTCAACGCAGCGTACGAGAAAGAGAAGCACCGCTACACGGATCTGGAGAAGCAGGTGCGAACCCGCCACATCCTGATCAAGGTCGACCCGAACGCGCCCGAACAGGACAAGAGCAAGGCACGCGACCGGGCCGCCGAGATACTCGAGCGTGTCAAGGCTGGTGGAGATTTCGCGGCGCTTGCGCGGCAGCTCAGCGAGGACAGCGCGAGTGCGAGGCAGGGCGGAGACCTCGGCTACAACTCGAAGGGCCGCATGGTCAAGGCTTTCGATGACGTTCAGTTCGCCATGAAACCCGGCGCCGTGTCGGATGTGGTCGAGTCGCGCTACGGCTTCCATATCTTGCGCGTAGAAGGGATCCGCGAAGGCGACGTCCCGCTGGAGGAAGCCAAGCGCGAACTAGCGCAACAGGCCTACGAGAAGGAAACCTCCGAGCGGCTCGCACGCGCAGCCGCGCAGGCCGCGCACGCCAAGCTGCTGCAGGGTGCGTCGCTTGCCGAGCTGGCACAGACCCGTAACGATGCGCAAGGGCAGGCCGAGGCCGAAGAAGACCCGATGGCACCCCAGGTGCGTGATGCGGGAC is a window of Pseudomonadota bacterium DNA encoding:
- a CDS encoding tetratricopeptide repeat protein; this translates as MLLARLHDNPRDGEAVLGLRDHYARRGDMTALANLMAAWAELLEDGYQAADAFVQAGDAAIRLDDLRQAQNMYERALKRAPEHRVAADRLRRALEDLGDHPRLLEWLNHLIKVAEQSIAIDSVFVAEMHQRAAQILESHFGNELEAAKRYQRAFELDPQLSDAVAAARAIYRRAGNAQAVAVLYEFEIKASRDRRQQHALLCEIAYVRARQLADWGGAVAALRRALEIEPNDAEVMGYLAECLISRVNSGQSKDAAADRKRAAQCFCMLARRASLRDASQYVDAALRCAPDLPAARKLQARLRQRLSERREPQSDEEPWEWSGAAGA
- a CDS encoding AgmX/PglI C-terminal domain-containing protein, coding for MPRQQVKKVLTSRNRSRVRTCYERRLKVNNALQGTIALRLRVDAGGRVAATQASGSLRDNEVFSCVRNLAKEWQFPPPEGGDCAVVAVPFNFTPKL
- a CDS encoding peptidylprolyl isomerase, which codes for MLEKIVEKFRSLILAGVVVLLSSVFVLQFGGPQAEGCTTSTVSTAASVRGHTIGAGDFEAAYLLSGADRYPPALTKQANLKQLVLHGLVERRLLAERARDLGFRISEEEVMRRVAKDGTIYVSMASDAPPFFGSGPRRFDFSDSNDRFSKDNLKRFIQYRLRRSVREFAQGQIEETLAHQMRELIRATVSISDTELWNAFVQEREKVTLKYLRFSPAYYGGSLSPSSADVDAWMQAHQDDLNAAYEKEKHRYTDLEKQVRTRHILIKVDPNAPEQDKSKARDRAAEILERVKAGGDFAALARQLSEDSASARQGGDLGYNSKGRMVKAFDDVQFAMKPGAVSDVVESRYGFHILRVEGIREGDVPLEEAKRELAQQAYEKETSERLARAAAQAAHAKLLQGASLAELAQTRNDAQGQAEAEEDPMAPQVRDAGPFGRSDTAIPGPFDSGSLVKAAFRLTTDEPFLDEPMQLGSDWFVVKLVERTHAKAEDFNEEERGRMLDRLLPTRERQVLKGYVKRLMQEATADKALAVNDALLTYEGVE